A region of the Campylobacter showae CSUNSWCD genome:
GTCCAGTCCGGCATCTTTTACGACCTCGTTTATCTTGGTGATCGTTTGAGCGACTAGATCCTCTATCATGCCTTCAAATTTTGCCCTAGTTAGCGTCTTTGTGAGGTGTTTTGGGCCAGTAGCGTCAGCTGTGATGAACGGTAAATTTATTGTCGTTTCTTGAGCCGAGCTTAGCTCTTTTTTAGCTATTTCGGCAGCCTCTTTTAGGCGCTGCATAGCCATCACGTCGGTTTTTAGATCGATACCCGAGTCGCTTTTAAATTCGCTCGTTAGCCAATCGATTAAGCGGTTATCGAAGTCATCGCCGCCAAGGAACGCGTTACCGCCAGTAGCTAAAACCTCGACCACGCTATCGCCGGTTTCTAGCACCGTAACGTCAAACGTACCGCCGCCTAGGTCGTAAACCATGATCTTTTCGGCCTCTTTTTTATCTAGACCGTAAGCAAGAGCCGCCGCGGTAGGCTCGTTTATTATGCGAAGCACGTTTAGTCCAGCGATAGTTCCCGCCTCTTTAGTTGCTTTTCTTTGGCTGTCGTTAAAGTACGCAGGTACGGTGATGACGGCGTCCACGACGGTTTCGCCCAGGTAGCTTTCCGCGTCCTCTTTTAGCTTTATGAGTACTTTTGCGGAGATTTCTTGCGGAGTGTAGACCTTGCCCGCGATCTCGATAGCGCACGCGCCGTTTCTATCTACGATGTGGTACGGTAGGCGAGATTTGGCCTCTTGTGCATTTTTCTCGTTGCTCATTAGACCCATTATTCTTTTTATAGAGTAGATGGTTTTTTCAGGGTTTGTGACGGCTTGGCGTTTTGCGCTGTCGCCTACTAAAATTTCGCCCTTGTCGGTAAATGCCACGACCGAAGGAGTAGTATTTTTACCCTCTTTGTTCGGGATTACTTTGCTTTCGCCACGCTCATACACGCTCACGCATGAATTCGTCGTTCCTAGGTCTATACCTATTACTTTTGCCATTGTTTTTCCTTTTTATTAAATTTTTCTTTCAAATTTTACTTCGCTATCGACACCATCGCAGGGCGCAAAACTCTGCCGTTGATGAGGTAACCTTTTTGTATCACTTGCACGATCTTACCTTTTTCCACGTCTTCGCTTTCTACTTGCAGCATAGCATTGTGGAAATTCGGATCAAAGTCCTCGTTCGCTTCGATCGCGGTGATGCCGTTTTTTTCAAAGCATTTTTTAAACTGATCTATCGTTATATAAATTCCTTCTTTTATTTTAGCCGCGTATTCGTCGCCTTCGGTTTCAAAATTTACCGCCATCTCAAGCGCGTCTATCACCGGAAGCAGATCGCGAGCGAATTTCTCGTTCGCATACGTCGCGATGTCCGCTTTTTCCTTTTCGAAACGCTTTTTGATGTTTTCAAAGTCCGCGTTGGCTCTATAATACTTATCCGTTAGCTCCTCGAGCTGCTTTTGAAGCTCGACGTATTTCGCGTCAAGGCCCTCAAAACTGATACTCTCGTCGAAATTTGACGGGATTTGCTGCTCAAGTTCTACGTTTTCATTCTCGTTCATGCCGCCTCCTTTAGGTTGTTTAAAAATCTTTCATAATCATTATAAATACTGCCCGCGCAAAGCATTTTAGCTTCTTTACCCTCGTAATTTACGTCAAGCTTCATGCCTAGGTAACTTTCGCCAAAAAAGACTAAATTTGAGTCAAAAACCATCTCAAAACTAGGGCTTAGCGCGCTTTTAAAGCTCTCGCCGAAAATTTCAAGCGCTATCTTTTCGTTTTCTAAAA
Encoded here:
- the dnaK gene encoding molecular chaperone DnaK; this encodes MAKVIGIDLGTTNSCVSVYERGESKVIPNKEGKNTTPSVVAFTDKGEILVGDSAKRQAVTNPEKTIYSIKRIMGLMSNEKNAQEAKSRLPYHIVDRNGACAIEIAGKVYTPQEISAKVLIKLKEDAESYLGETVVDAVITVPAYFNDSQRKATKEAGTIAGLNVLRIINEPTAAALAYGLDKKEAEKIMVYDLGGGTFDVTVLETGDSVVEVLATGGNAFLGGDDFDNRLIDWLTSEFKSDSGIDLKTDVMAMQRLKEAAEIAKKELSSAQETTINLPFITADATGPKHLTKTLTRAKFEGMIEDLVAQTITKINEVVKDAGLDKKDIKEIVMVGGSTRVPLVQEEVKKAFGKELNKSVNPDEVVAIGAAIQGAVIKGDVKDVLLLDVTPLSLGIETLGGVMTKIIEKGTTIPVKKNQVFSTAEDNQSAVTIHVLQGEREFARDNKSLGQFNLEGIPAAPRGVPQIEVEFDIDANGILTVSAKDKATGKAQNITISGSSGLSEDEINNMVKDAELHKEDDKKRKDAVEARNQADALAHQTQKSLDELGEKIPAEDKERIQKALDELKETLKDENASKEQIDAKVKTLSEASHKLAEAMYKKDGAAGEQANGGKKKDDDVIDAEVE
- the grpE gene encoding nucleotide exchange factor GrpE yields the protein MNENENVELEQQIPSNFDESISFEGLDAKYVELQKQLEELTDKYYRANADFENIKKRFEKEKADIATYANEKFARDLLPVIDALEMAVNFETEGDEYAAKIKEGIYITIDQFKKCFEKNGITAIEANEDFDPNFHNAMLQVESEDVEKGKIVQVIQKGYLINGRVLRPAMVSIAK